A single Phoenix dactylifera cultivar Barhee BC4 chromosome 1, palm_55x_up_171113_PBpolish2nd_filt_p, whole genome shotgun sequence DNA region contains:
- the LOC103703655 gene encoding aspartate aminotransferase, chloroplastic-like isoform X2: MASEMVPLALSPSTIVIREHPKSIRVGKRTGSLLFKAKAFGPNSTVVAPNGSRFEGVTSGPPDPYYELLEAFEADTSDTKVNLWVRAYRVELQPFVLNVVKKAEKLMLEKGEDKEYLPMDGLAEFNKVTAELLFGANNPVIQEGRVATVQALSGTGALHLAAAFIHGNFPNAKALISSPTWSNHKTIFDDAKVPYSEYRHYDPISKQLDFDGMIADIKAAPHGSFVLLHGCAHNPTGMDPTPDQWGKIADIIQEKNHIPFFDVAYQGFASGNLDADAYAVRLFVERGLELLVAQSYGKNLGLYGERIGAINIVCSSSETAVRVKSQLKWLIRPEYSNPPLHGARIVANVVGDPALFNEWKQEVELISRRLKSLRQRLFESLSCKDRSGRDWSFIVKENGIFSLIGLNKAQIDNMRNKWHVYMIKDGRMSLGGLSLSQCEYLADAIRDSFHNVS, from the exons ATGGCCTCGGAAATGGTTCCCCTCGCCCTCTCGCCATCAACCATTGTCATCCGGGAACATCCCAAG AGCATTAGAGTTGGCAAGAGGACTGGCAGTCTCCTTTTCAAGGCAAAG GCTTTTGGTCCAAACAGTACGGTTGTTGCACCTAATGGTTCTCGCTTTGAGGGTGTGACTTCAGGCCCTCCAGACCCATATTATGAGCTTTTGGAAGCATTTGAGGCAGATACAAGCGACACCAAAGTAAACCTTTGGGTCAGAGCTTACAGGGTGGAACTCCAACCATTCGTGCTAAACGTAGTTAAGAAG GCAGAAAAACTTATGCTGGAGAAAGGAGAAGATAAAGAG TATCTTCCAATGGATGGTTTGGCTGAATTTAACAAGGTCACTGCAGAACTGTTGTTTGGAGCAAACAATCCCGTTATCCAGGAAGGAAGA GTTGCTACTGTTCAAGCTCTTTCTGGAACTGGAGCTCTTCACCTTGCTGCAGCATTTATACATGGAAATTTTCCTAATGCAAAAGCTTTAATATCATCTCCAACTTGGA GCAATCACAAAACAATTTTTGATGATGCTAAGGTTCCTTACTCTGAATATCGACATTATGATCCGATATCTAAACAGTTGGATTTTGATGGCATGATAGCAGACATTAAG GCTGCACCACATGGATCTTTTGTTCTCTTACATGGCTGTGCTCACAACCCAACCGGAATGGACCCGACGCCAGATCAGTGGGGTAAAATTGCTGATATCATCCAAGAGAAGAACCATATTCCTTTCTTTGATGTTGCATACCAG GGCTTTGCCAGTGGAAACCTTGATGCCGATGCATACGCTGTTCGGTTGTTTGTCGAGCGCGGTCTGGAGCTTCTGGTTGCTCAGTCCTACGGTAAGAATCTAGGATTATATGGAGAAAGGATTGGAGCAATCAACATTGTATGCTCATCCTCAGAAACTGCCGTGAG GGTGAAGAGCCAACTGAAATGGCTAATCCGGCCTGAGTATTCAAATCCTCCTCTTCATGGTGCTAGGATAGTTGCCAATGTTGTTGGAGACCCAGCTCTCTTCAATGAATGGAAACAAGAGGTGGAATTAATTTCTCGGCGTCTGAAGAGTTTAAGGCAGAGACTCTTTGAAAGTCTCTCTTGTAAAGATAGGAGCGGAAGAGATTGGTCTTTCATTGTCAAAGAAAATGGCATCTTCTCCCTTATTGGCTTGAATAAAGCACAG ATAGATAATATGAGGAACAAATGGCACGTATACATGATCAAGGATGGAAGGATGTCTTTGGGGGGATTATCTCTCTCTCAATGTGAATATCTTGCAGATGCCATTAGAGACTCATTCCACAATGTCAGCTAG
- the LOC103703655 gene encoding aspartate aminotransferase, chloroplastic-like isoform X3, protein MLEKGEDKEYLPMDGLAEFNKVTAELLFGANNPVIQEGRVATVQALSGTGALHLAAAFIHGNFPNAKALISSPTWSNHKTIFDDAKVPYSEYRHYDPISKQLDFDGMIADIKAAPHGSFVLLHGCAHNPTGMDPTPDQWGKIADIIQEKNHIPFFDVAYQGFASGNLDADAYAVRLFVERGLELLVAQSYGKNLGLYGERIGAINIVCSSSETAVRVKSQLKWLIRPEYSNPPLHGARIVANVVGDPALFNEWKQEVELISRRLKSLRQRLFESLSCKDRSGRDWSFIVKENGIFSLIGLNKAQISNPHGSAYQIAHALAVSVFLILHAFWYVLHCVFVRLSQIDNMRNKWHVYMIKDGRMSLGGLSLSQCEYLADAIRDSFHNVS, encoded by the exons ATGCTGGAGAAAGGAGAAGATAAAGAG TATCTTCCAATGGATGGTTTGGCTGAATTTAACAAGGTCACTGCAGAACTGTTGTTTGGAGCAAACAATCCCGTTATCCAGGAAGGAAGA GTTGCTACTGTTCAAGCTCTTTCTGGAACTGGAGCTCTTCACCTTGCTGCAGCATTTATACATGGAAATTTTCCTAATGCAAAAGCTTTAATATCATCTCCAACTTGGA GCAATCACAAAACAATTTTTGATGATGCTAAGGTTCCTTACTCTGAATATCGACATTATGATCCGATATCTAAACAGTTGGATTTTGATGGCATGATAGCAGACATTAAG GCTGCACCACATGGATCTTTTGTTCTCTTACATGGCTGTGCTCACAACCCAACCGGAATGGACCCGACGCCAGATCAGTGGGGTAAAATTGCTGATATCATCCAAGAGAAGAACCATATTCCTTTCTTTGATGTTGCATACCAG GGCTTTGCCAGTGGAAACCTTGATGCCGATGCATACGCTGTTCGGTTGTTTGTCGAGCGCGGTCTGGAGCTTCTGGTTGCTCAGTCCTACGGTAAGAATCTAGGATTATATGGAGAAAGGATTGGAGCAATCAACATTGTATGCTCATCCTCAGAAACTGCCGTGAG GGTGAAGAGCCAACTGAAATGGCTAATCCGGCCTGAGTATTCAAATCCTCCTCTTCATGGTGCTAGGATAGTTGCCAATGTTGTTGGAGACCCAGCTCTCTTCAATGAATGGAAACAAGAGGTGGAATTAATTTCTCGGCGTCTGAAGAGTTTAAGGCAGAGACTCTTTGAAAGTCTCTCTTGTAAAGATAGGAGCGGAAGAGATTGGTCTTTCATTGTCAAAGAAAATGGCATCTTCTCCCTTATTGGCTTGAATAAAGCACAG atttcaaaTCCTCATGGCAGTGCATATCAGATTGCACACGCTCTCGCTGTTAGTGTTTTTCTTATATTGCATGCCTTTTGGTATGTCTTACATTGTGTATTTGTACGTCTTTCTCAGATAGATAATATGAGGAACAAATGGCACGTATACATGATCAAGGATGGAAGGATGTCTTTGGGGGGATTATCTCTCTCTCAATGTGAATATCTTGCAGATGCCATTAGAGACTCATTCCACAATGTCAGCTAG
- the LOC103703655 gene encoding aspartate aminotransferase, chloroplastic-like isoform X1 has product MASEMVPLALSPSTIVIREHPKSIRVGKRTGSLLFKAKAFGPNSTVVAPNGSRFEGVTSGPPDPYYELLEAFEADTSDTKVNLWVRAYRVELQPFVLNVVKKAEKLMLEKGEDKEYLPMDGLAEFNKVTAELLFGANNPVIQEGRVATVQALSGTGALHLAAAFIHGNFPNAKALISSPTWSNHKTIFDDAKVPYSEYRHYDPISKQLDFDGMIADIKAAPHGSFVLLHGCAHNPTGMDPTPDQWGKIADIIQEKNHIPFFDVAYQGFASGNLDADAYAVRLFVERGLELLVAQSYGKNLGLYGERIGAINIVCSSSETAVRVKSQLKWLIRPEYSNPPLHGARIVANVVGDPALFNEWKQEVELISRRLKSLRQRLFESLSCKDRSGRDWSFIVKENGIFSLIGLNKAQISNPHGSAYQIAHALAVSVFLILHAFWYVLHCVFVRLSQIDNMRNKWHVYMIKDGRMSLGGLSLSQCEYLADAIRDSFHNVS; this is encoded by the exons ATGGCCTCGGAAATGGTTCCCCTCGCCCTCTCGCCATCAACCATTGTCATCCGGGAACATCCCAAG AGCATTAGAGTTGGCAAGAGGACTGGCAGTCTCCTTTTCAAGGCAAAG GCTTTTGGTCCAAACAGTACGGTTGTTGCACCTAATGGTTCTCGCTTTGAGGGTGTGACTTCAGGCCCTCCAGACCCATATTATGAGCTTTTGGAAGCATTTGAGGCAGATACAAGCGACACCAAAGTAAACCTTTGGGTCAGAGCTTACAGGGTGGAACTCCAACCATTCGTGCTAAACGTAGTTAAGAAG GCAGAAAAACTTATGCTGGAGAAAGGAGAAGATAAAGAG TATCTTCCAATGGATGGTTTGGCTGAATTTAACAAGGTCACTGCAGAACTGTTGTTTGGAGCAAACAATCCCGTTATCCAGGAAGGAAGA GTTGCTACTGTTCAAGCTCTTTCTGGAACTGGAGCTCTTCACCTTGCTGCAGCATTTATACATGGAAATTTTCCTAATGCAAAAGCTTTAATATCATCTCCAACTTGGA GCAATCACAAAACAATTTTTGATGATGCTAAGGTTCCTTACTCTGAATATCGACATTATGATCCGATATCTAAACAGTTGGATTTTGATGGCATGATAGCAGACATTAAG GCTGCACCACATGGATCTTTTGTTCTCTTACATGGCTGTGCTCACAACCCAACCGGAATGGACCCGACGCCAGATCAGTGGGGTAAAATTGCTGATATCATCCAAGAGAAGAACCATATTCCTTTCTTTGATGTTGCATACCAG GGCTTTGCCAGTGGAAACCTTGATGCCGATGCATACGCTGTTCGGTTGTTTGTCGAGCGCGGTCTGGAGCTTCTGGTTGCTCAGTCCTACGGTAAGAATCTAGGATTATATGGAGAAAGGATTGGAGCAATCAACATTGTATGCTCATCCTCAGAAACTGCCGTGAG GGTGAAGAGCCAACTGAAATGGCTAATCCGGCCTGAGTATTCAAATCCTCCTCTTCATGGTGCTAGGATAGTTGCCAATGTTGTTGGAGACCCAGCTCTCTTCAATGAATGGAAACAAGAGGTGGAATTAATTTCTCGGCGTCTGAAGAGTTTAAGGCAGAGACTCTTTGAAAGTCTCTCTTGTAAAGATAGGAGCGGAAGAGATTGGTCTTTCATTGTCAAAGAAAATGGCATCTTCTCCCTTATTGGCTTGAATAAAGCACAG atttcaaaTCCTCATGGCAGTGCATATCAGATTGCACACGCTCTCGCTGTTAGTGTTTTTCTTATATTGCATGCCTTTTGGTATGTCTTACATTGTGTATTTGTACGTCTTTCTCAGATAGATAATATGAGGAACAAATGGCACGTATACATGATCAAGGATGGAAGGATGTCTTTGGGGGGATTATCTCTCTCTCAATGTGAATATCTTGCAGATGCCATTAGAGACTCATTCCACAATGTCAGCTAG